TGGCTATGTGACGTCATCCTATTGCAGCCCTTCGCGTGCCGGTTTGTTGACTGGGCGTTATCAGTCACGATTCGGATATGACCAGAACCCGACAGGGGCTCGAAACCTGTTGCCGGATTCCGGATTGCCATTGACCGAGACAACGTTCGTCGAACAACTGCGAAACTCTGGCTACAAGACGGGCTTGGTTGGTAAGTGGCATCTCGGGGCTGTTGCGGATCTGCACCCGATGCAGCGAGGCTTCGAATCGTTTTATGGCTTTTTGCACGAAGGGCATTTTTATGTCCCAGGATCGGTTGAGCATCCCGATTCGTTCGCCAACGTGATGACGATGGTACGCGATAAGTCTTTGGATGCCGGTTCAGTGCTCCAGGACGGCAACTTCGTTCGAGGCAACTACGCACCAATCAACGAGCCGGCTTACGATCAAGACAATCCGATCTTGCGCGGCAAAGATGTGATTGAAGAGTCTCGCTACCTGACTGAAGCGATCTCGGACGAATCTGTTGAGTTCATCAAGCAGAACCACGAGTCTCCGTTCTGCCTGATGGTTTGCTACAACGCGGTTCATAGTCCAATGCAAGCGCCACTGGAGGACTGCGAAGCGTTGAAGCGGATTGAGGATGTCCAGCGACGAATCTTTGCGGGAATGTTGGTGTCCATGGATCGTGGTATCGGGCAACTGCTTGATGCGATCGATGAGCATAGCTTGCGGCGAAACACCATGATCGTGTTCCTAAGCGACAATGGCGGGCCGACCAAAGAGCTGACCAGCAGCAACAAGCCACTCGCCGGCGGGAAAGGAACGCTCTATGAAGGCGGGGTTCGGATTCCAATGGTCTGGAGCTTTCCGGATCGACTTCCCGAAGGTGTTGTCGAGCAACGACCGATCCTAAGTCTGGACATCGCCGCAACGGCACTGGATGTCGCGGGCTTGCCAATTCCGGAGAACGTCGATGGCGTCAGTCTGATGAGCTGGATCGATTCTCCGCTGGCGAAAGGTCACGAAACGATTTTTTGGCGGATGCAACGCGGCAAAAAGGCCCTGCGGAGCGGTAACTGGAAAGTCGTTTCACCGGGCGAGAGCCAGCCCTTTGAGCTCTACCACCTGGCAAGCGACATTGGCGAAGAACGTGACCTGGCCGCCAAACAACCGGAAAAGCTAAGTGAGCTAATCAATCGCTGGCAATCCTTCAATCGTCAAATGCCACCGCTGAAGTAGCAACCCTTCCCGGGACCGAGATTCCGGGGCCAAACTTGCGAACGCGCCGCCAAGGGCTTAGGGTAGTGATTCCTACCTCCCGCCTTTTTAACCTTCTTTCGCTTGGCGGCCCGATTGATGTCGAACGCACGTCATCTCATTGCAGCCTTCTCAGTCGCACTTTGCTGTTCCGCTTTTGATTTCCGCGACTGCGATGCGGCGGAATCCGATCAGCTGGAGTTCTTTGAATCCAAGATCCGTCCGGTACTGGTGGAGCATTGTTACGAATGCCACAACACCGCCGATGCCGCGGAAGGCGAGTTCGCTGCCGATCAGCGCGCGAGGATGCGGCGCGGAAGTGTTCCTGATGCGTTGATTGTTCCCGGTGCCCCTGATCAAAGTCGCTTGATCGCAATTCTACGGCACGAGATTCCTGGATTGGAAATGCCTGACGGTGGTCCCAAACTGGACGAGGGTGTTGTTCGGGATTTTGAAACGTGGATTCAGTCAGGGGCTTTCGATCCACGCGATCAGCCACCGACAGCCGAAGAGCGATCGCAAACGCAGTCTTGGACGGAAAAGCTGCGTCGCCGCAAACAATGGTGGAGCTTTCAGCCAATCGCTGATGTCAATGTGCCTTCCGGTACGGCGAACCATCCGATCGACCGATTCCTCGATGCGAGAATTGAATCCGAACAACTGCAAGCGTCTGGCAAGGCATCACCGGAAGTTCTCGTGCGAAGGCTGTTTCTCAGTTTGATCGGGCTGCCTCCGACGGTTGATCAGTCCAAACGGTGGATCGATCGTTTAAACAGTGCAAAACAATCCGGTGATGAGGCATACCAGAAGGAGGTCGCTTCGCTAGTCGAGCGCTTGCTTGAAAGTGATCATTTCGGCGAACGGTGGGCACGACACTGGATGGATTGGATTCGCTATGCGGAAACACACGGTAGCGAAGGTGATCCTAAGATCGAAGGCGCATGGCATTACAGAGATTATCTGATTCGTGCCCTCAATGCCGATGTTCCATACGATCAGTTGGTTCGAGAACACATTGCGGGTGATCTGCTTCGGCAACCGCGGATCAATACCGAGCTCGGAATTAACGAGTCCGTTATCGGGACTGCTCACTGGCGCATGGTCTTTCATGGTTTTGCGCCGACGGATGCATACGACGAACGGGTGCGATTTACCGACGATCAGATCAATGTCTTCAGCAAGGCGTTTCTAGGGCTGACTGTATCCTGTGCTCGTTGCCACGATCACAAGTTCGATGCCATTAGCCAAGCGGATTACTATGCCCTATTCGGGATCTTGGAATCTTGCCGTCCCGGCCGAGCGGTGATCGATCTTCCGGATCGGTTGTATTCGGTCACACCAAAACTTGATGAGTTAAAAGGCGAGATAAAGGCAGCGGTTGCTGAGCAGTGGCTTCGTTCGCTCGACGATTTAGCCGACCGTCTGCGCGGTGACGACTTTGCAAAAGTTGAAGCGGGGTTCTTAGCACCGCTACATGCGATCAAGCAGAGCATGTCGCAAGGGCATTCGTTCGATGAAGCTTGGCAACAGTACCGCCACAGTCACGGCATCACACCAGATGCGATCGATTCATCATTGATTAGCAATTCTCAAGTCAACCAAGAATGGGATCTGGGGAAGAACACCGGCCTCGATCGATGGTTCGGGCATCGGGAAACGCATCGTGCCAAGGCAGGACAATTTGCCATCGAATCACAAGGTGACTCCGTCATCACTGGGATTTATCCCGCCGGCATTTATTCGCACTTGCATTCACAAAAGTTGCCGGGGCGGTTCACCAGTGATGATGTGACACTTCAAGCCAAACAAAAGGTTTGGGTCGAATCGATTGGCGGGGCGGGGGCGACCAATCGATATGTCGTCTACGACTATCCGCGTAACGGGACCGTCTACCAACGAACGAATTTGGATTCGACTTGGAAGTGGCGACCATTGGACGTGAGCTATTGGGAAGGCGATTCGATTCATATCGAAGCGGCAACCTCGCACGATGCGCCGTTGTTGACTTCAGGACAAGATCGATCCTGGATGGGGGTTCGACGCGTCGTGGTTGCAAACGACGACTGGGTTCCGCCGAAGCAGAACGATGAATTGATCGGCGAGTTTTTGCATTCCGCAGATCATCATCCCAAGTCGTTGGAAGACTTGGTGTCGATGTATCGAAACTATTTGCAAGCAGCAATCGAGGCATGGAAGCAAGGCAATGCGAGTGACGGACAGGCATTGGTGCTGAACGAAGCGCTCACAAATTCGTTGCTCGAAAACCGCTTGGATCATTTGCGAGATGCGAAACAGGCCGTCCTGCGATACCGAGAGTTGGAGGCAACGATTCCCGTTCCGACACGGATTCCGGCATTGGACGAATCCAGTCCCACCGATCACCCATTGATGGTGCGAGGCAATCATAAGCAACTTGCCGATCCGGTTCCTCGCAGGTTTCTTGAAGCGATCGATCCGACCCCGTACGCGGAGCGAGTTGATCAAGAAGTCGATAGCGGGCGTCTTCAGCTTGCCGAAGACTGCTTGCGAAGCGACAACCCGCTGACGCGTCGAGTCATTGTCAATCGAATCTGGACACACTTATTCGGTCAAGGGATTGTTGCAACTCCCGACAATTTTGGACGTCTTGGCGAGAAACCATCGCACCCAGAATTGTTGGATTACTTGGCCAATCAATTTTCGAAAGACGGTTGGTCAATCAAGACCTTGATTCGAGAGCTAGTACTGACTGAGGCATGGCAGCGATCATCTTTAGCGACCGCCCAAGTTCATGAACGTGATCCACTGAATCGATTCCTGGCTCGTTCAAATCAGCGTCGCTTAGAGGCCGAGACGATTCGCGACCAGATGCTTTTCGTTTCGGGATTGCTCGATGAGTCGATCTATGGACCGCCTGTCAAATCGGGGGTGCCCAGGAGAAGCTTGTACGTCTCGGTTATTCGGAATGCACTGGATCCGTTTTTGCGAGCTTTCGATTTTCCCGAACCGTTCGCAACGGTTGGAAAGCGATCGGTGACCAATGTTCCGGCTCAGTCATTAGCTTTGATGAACGATCCACAGGTCG
The Stieleria sp. JC731 genome window above contains:
- a CDS encoding sulfatase-like hydrolase/transferase is translated as MIVADDLGYGETGMMGNREIPTPNIDSLADRGIRCTSGYVTSSYCSPSRAGLLTGRYQSRFGYDQNPTGARNLLPDSGLPLTETTFVEQLRNSGYKTGLVGKWHLGAVADLHPMQRGFESFYGFLHEGHFYVPGSVEHPDSFANVMTMVRDKSLDAGSVLQDGNFVRGNYAPINEPAYDQDNPILRGKDVIEESRYLTEAISDESVEFIKQNHESPFCLMVCYNAVHSPMQAPLEDCEALKRIEDVQRRIFAGMLVSMDRGIGQLLDAIDEHSLRRNTMIVFLSDNGGPTKELTSSNKPLAGGKGTLYEGGVRIPMVWSFPDRLPEGVVEQRPILSLDIAATALDVAGLPIPENVDGVSLMSWIDSPLAKGHETIFWRMQRGKKALRSGNWKVVSPGESQPFELYHLASDIGEERDLAAKQPEKLSELINRWQSFNRQMPPLK
- a CDS encoding DUF1553 domain-containing protein translates to MSNARHLIAAFSVALCCSAFDFRDCDAAESDQLEFFESKIRPVLVEHCYECHNTADAAEGEFAADQRARMRRGSVPDALIVPGAPDQSRLIAILRHEIPGLEMPDGGPKLDEGVVRDFETWIQSGAFDPRDQPPTAEERSQTQSWTEKLRRRKQWWSFQPIADVNVPSGTANHPIDRFLDARIESEQLQASGKASPEVLVRRLFLSLIGLPPTVDQSKRWIDRLNSAKQSGDEAYQKEVASLVERLLESDHFGERWARHWMDWIRYAETHGSEGDPKIEGAWHYRDYLIRALNADVPYDQLVREHIAGDLLRQPRINTELGINESVIGTAHWRMVFHGFAPTDAYDERVRFTDDQINVFSKAFLGLTVSCARCHDHKFDAISQADYYALFGILESCRPGRAVIDLPDRLYSVTPKLDELKGEIKAAVAEQWLRSLDDLADRLRGDDFAKVEAGFLAPLHAIKQSMSQGHSFDEAWQQYRHSHGITPDAIDSSLISNSQVNQEWDLGKNTGLDRWFGHRETHRAKAGQFAIESQGDSVITGIYPAGIYSHLHSQKLPGRFTSDDVTLQAKQKVWVESIGGAGATNRYVVYDYPRNGTVYQRTNLDSTWKWRPLDVSYWEGDSIHIEAATSHDAPLLTSGQDRSWMGVRRVVVANDDWVPPKQNDELIGEFLHSADHHPKSLEDLVSMYRNYLQAAIEAWKQGNASDGQALVLNEALTNSLLENRLDHLRDAKQAVLRYRELEATIPVPTRIPALDESSPTDHPLMVRGNHKQLADPVPRRFLEAIDPTPYAERVDQEVDSGRLQLAEDCLRSDNPLTRRVIVNRIWTHLFGQGIVATPDNFGRLGEKPSHPELLDYLANQFSKDGWSIKTLIRELVLTEAWQRSSLATAQVHERDPLNRFLARSNQRRLEAETIRDQMLFVSGLLDESIYGPPVKSGVPRRSLYVSVIRNALDPFLRAFDFPEPFATVGKRSVTNVPAQSLALMNDPQVASWARSWAAKTLADTSLDTDEARLSKMFYQVTSRKVTDDELDQLKAFLNLTSSDVSRLIDRRRELDTERKKLSEFLSSQLDLARSMVNQESDIHESVQPIAAWDFTKGLQDPIGGFDARVEGGEAAGKQVLGDQALFNSQGLSVKQGSYAVAGPINRDLREKTLEAFVKLGTLDQSGGGVVTVQTENGRVFDSIVYGERQSRRWLAGSDLHRRSEDVNTVPESDAIDRAVHLMVSYHADGAIAMYRNGKPYGKPYLSSGPVLYPSGQTLLSFGVRHLPAVGNRSLSGHILRAAIYDVALDESQVALIAERMPEYLSDDDLIERLSSQQKTEYRQAQQQLSDVRAELRSLDSLDDNVQRQTYTELARSMFLLKEMIYVR